The proteins below come from a single Solea solea chromosome 6, fSolSol10.1, whole genome shotgun sequence genomic window:
- the b3galt6 gene encoding beta-1,3-galactosyltransferase 6 → MNLFRLVCRHKTALVIGTVCSFAIVLVFLAKCTSETLKQGHPGPPGQAPRANALQSHPEQHNPPSTVKDSAFLVVLITTGPKYTERRSIIRSTWLAKRDSDVLAMFVVGTQGLPSEDLQNLNTEQGRHKDLLLLPDLRDSYENLTLKLIHMYSWLDQNVEFKFVLKADDDTFARLDLLKEELKGKEPSQLYWGFFSGRGRVKTAGKWRESAWELCDYYLPYALGGGYILSADLVHYVHLNAAYFKTWQSEDVSLGAWLAPVDVRRTHDPRFDTEYKSRGCNNKYLVTHKQSLEDMLEKHQTLQRDGRLCKEEVKLRLSYVYDWSVPPSQCCQRKDGIP, encoded by the coding sequence ATGAATCTGTTCCGTCTTGTGTGCCGCCACAAGACAGCCCTGGTTATTGGAACAGTTTGCAGCTTTGCCATAGTTCTTGTCTTCTTGGCCAAATGTACCTCAGAAACCTTGAAGCAGGGACACCCAGGTCCCCCAGGCCAGGCTCCCCGTGCCAACGCTTTGCAATCCCATCCAGAGCAGCATAATCCTCCCTCTACAGTGAAAGACTCTGCATTCCTTGTGGTCCTCATCACAACTGGACCTAAGTACACAGAGCGGAGGAGTATCATCCGAAGCACCTGGCTTGCCAAGCGGGACTCTGATGTTCTGGCCATGTTTGTGGTGGGAACTCAGGGCCTTCCCAGCGAGGACCTTCAGAACCTTAACACAGAGCAAGGACGGCACAAAGACCTGCTCTTACTGCCTGACTTACGAGATTCGTACGAGAACTTAACACTGAAGCTGATCCACATGTACTCCTGGCTGGACCAGAATGTGGAGTTCAAGTTTGTTCTTAAAGCAGACGATGATACGTTTGCTCGCTTGGACCTGCTTAAAGAGGAGCTGAAGGGGAAAGAGCCCAGCCAGTTGTACTGGGGCTTCTTCTCAGGGAGGGGCCGAGTGAAAACAGCCGGCAAGTGGCGGGAAAGTGCTTGGGAGCTTTGTGACTACTACTTACCGTACGCACTGGGTGGGGGCTACATCCTCTCAGCTGACCTGGTGCATTATGTACATCTGAATGCTGCTTACTTTAAGACGTGGCAGAGTGAAGATGTGTCACTTGGCGCCTGGTTGGCACCAGTTGACGTTCGCCGGACACATGACCCACGCTTTGACACGGAGTATAAGTCACGTGGTTGCAACAACAAATATTTGGTGACGCATAAGCAGAGCTTGGAGGACATGTTGGAAAAACACCAGACTCTGCAGCGTGACGGCAGGCTTTGCAAAGAGGAAGTCAAGCTACGATTGTCATACGTCTATGACTGGAGCGTGCCACCCTCACAGTGTTGCCAGAGGAAGGATGGCATCCCATAG
- the si:ch211-160o17.6 gene encoding protein FAM107B, translating to MRLYHCTQVSQKVGHRNKKGSSKYNTGRLCISERHHCWMVQHHQVMESHQQQQQQQEHDDRLDLIRPRKLPNPVLASHQHRNLHRELLFCHRRGLLPRRKPELQCVLEHKQREQHKQRELALRPLSDLEAKLRSRRQRIQVCEIEEKKRNESLRNIPEFIQVRGTLKHVQTSSS from the exons ATGCGTCTCTACCATTGCACACAG GTGTCTCAAAAAGTGGGCCATCGAAACAAAAAAG gaAGTAGTAAGTACAACACTGGTCGTTTATGTATCTCAGAGAGACATCACTGCTGGATGGTCCAACATCACCAGGTGATGGAGAGtcaccaacaacaacagcagcagcaggagcatgACGACAGGCTTGACCTCATCAGGCCCAGGAAGCTGCCAAATCCAGTTCTGGCTTCACACCAACACAGAAACCTTCACCGAGAGCTTCTTTTCTGCCACAGGCG GGGTCTCCTGCCGAGAAGAAAACCAGAGCTGCAGTGTGTCCTGGAACACAAACAGAGGGAGCAGCACAAGCAGAGGGAGCTGGCTCTCCGTCCTCTCTCTGATTTAGAGGCTAAGCTTCGCTCAAGGCGGCAGAGGATACAAGTT TGTGAGatagaggagaagaaaaggaaCGAGAGCTTACGGAACATACCAGAGTTCATCCAAGTGAGAGGCACCTTGAAGCACGTCCAAACGTCTTCATCCTGA
- the tmem167b gene encoding protein kish-B, producing MTNVYSFDGILVFGLLFICTCAYLKKVPRLNSWLLSEKKGVWGVFYKAAVIGTRLHIAVAISCAVMGFYVVFLK from the exons ATGACCAATG TGTACTCTTTCGATGGCATCCTGGTGTTTGGCCTGCTGTTCATATGCACGTGTGCCTACCTCAAAAAGGTGCCTCGCCTCAACAGCTGGCTGCTGTCAGAGAAGAAAGGAGTGTGGGGCGTCTTCTATAAAG CTGCAGTTATTGGGACGCGGCTTCACATTGCCGTGGCGATTTCCTGTGCTGTTATGGGTTTCTACGTCGTCTTCCTGAAATGA